ATTGCCGCCATGGGCCGAGAGCAGTATCAGCCGTTGCAGTCCCCAGGCCGCCATGCGTCGGGCGCAGTCCACGATCACCCGCGCCAGGGTTCCACCTTCGAGACTCAATAAACCTGGAAAACCACTGTGTTCGTCGGAACAACCGATGGGCAGCACCGGCGCCACCAGCGTCTGGGTCAGTTGCTCAGCCAACGCCTCGGCCAGGGCCGCAGCCCGAACGGTATCGGTCGCCAGGGGTAAATGCGGCCCGTGCTGTTCGGTAGCGCCCAGGGGCAGAATCACCGTCGTCACGCCACCGGCGAGGGCCTGGGCCACCTCTGGCCAAGTCATCTCGGCGAGCCGGCCCGTCACCGGGCGGACTCCAGAAAGCCCCGGGCGCGCAGGAAATCGATGATCGCATCGGCCATCTCCTCCGGCGAACGATCCGACATCACCTGTCCCGATTTCTTCGCGACACCGGCCGACATGATCTGGGCGGCGCGCTCGTGGGGCGGAAGATTGGAATCGGGAATGAAGATCGCCCGGGGACGGGGGGCAGGCGGCATGACTTCACGCAACGTCACCGTCGGAAATTGCAGATCCTGCACCGACAATCCCAGCTCGAAAAGGTTACGCACCGGGATCTTCGCAGCTTTTGCCCGCATCAGTCCGGGCAGGGTAGCCTGACGCAGGCGGGCCAGGCTCGACTCGACGCCAAGCACCGCCGGCAGCATCACCTCGCTCTCGGAGCGGGCACCGCGCGCTAGGCGCCGCTGCACCAGAGCGCGATCACCCTGAATCTCGAGTTGCGTCACATCGGTCACGACGGGCCGGTCCAGATGTTCTCCCAGCAAAGCGGGCACTTTGCCAGCCCATCGGTCGAGGCTGCGGGCGCCACAAAGGATCAGGTCAGGGAGCGCATCTTCCAGGCGCAGCGAAGCCGCCAGCAAAGTGGATGTCACCGACGGTTTGGTAATGGCGTGGGATTCATCCCACAGGCGCACGACTGTATCGGCACCGACCGCAAGGGCATCCCGCAGCACCGCCTCCGTTTCCTCGGGGCCGACGGTAAGCGCCTGAATTGAGCCCTCGCCACCACGCAGGCGCAGTGCCGTTTCCAGGGCAGCCGCATCGTCCAGATTCATCATGTAGAGCGTGCGCGCCGCATCGATGATGCCGGTGAGCGGGTCGACTTCGACGGTGGTCGGATCGTGTACGAGTTTGAGACAAACGGCGATACGCATCGGTCAATTACCTACTTGTCAGGATTCCCGGTAAGTCACCCCGAAACCGCCCGTTGGATAGGACCATTGGATAGCCCCTTCCTGGTTACAGGCGATATAACAGGTGCCGCACTCGAAGCATTGTTCATAGTTGAACAGAATGCCGCCGTCGTCCAGGGGGACGAACAGGTTGGCGGGACAGACGTAGACACAGGCGCGTACCGCGCAGTCCTTGCAGATTCCGGCGTCCACCACGATATGGGGCTTATCGTCCACCTTGAACCGGGCGGTGCGCATTTTCTCTTCGTGGGTCGTCATTACCATAGGTAAGCCCTCGCGGCATGGTAGAAATCCCGCAGCAAATGATGCGGCCTGATGCGAAACCGGCGCACGCTTTTCATGGCCAGCGGCAAAATCTTTTGCTTGCGGTTGCCATCCACCCGAAACAGGTTTTCCGCGGCATGGGCAACGAAATCCGGGTACAGGTTCTGCAACCGCTCCCCGTTGACGAAAGGAGGGGCGAAGCGGAACCGCTGGAAATCCTCGGAGACGTGGCGCTGTTTCAGATAGTGCTCGTAACGAGACAGGGTACCCTTGGAAAAATCACCCTGACGGCAGGCCTCGATGGCGGTTTCTCCGGCCGCGAGGCCGGACTGCATCGCATAGTTCATGCCTTCGAGGTAAAGACCTGAGTTGAAGCAGAAGGCGGCGGCGTCGCCAGCGACCAGCATACCGTCGGCGTACAGTTTCGGTCTCATGTGCCAGCCCATTTCAGGGATCGTGTGGGCGGAGTATTCACGCAGAGTAGCACCGCGCACCAGGGGTGCCACCGCCGGATGCGCCTTGAACTGCTCCAGCAGTTCATAGGGCCGCTTCTTGTGCTCCACCAGGGAGGAGATCTGGCCGATAACACCCACGGAAAGGGAATCCCGGTTGGTGTAGAGAAACCCGCCGCCGTGGACATTTTCGGTAATAGCGCCCAGGTATTCGAAGGCCATGCCCTCGTTGCCGGACAGCTGAAAACGCTCGCGGATCAGGTGCTCGTCCAGTCCCAGGACTTCTTTCACTCCCAAGGCTATCTCGTGGCCATCGAACTCCCGCTGCAGTCCAGCCTTCTTGGCCATAAAGGAATTCGAGCCGTCACAGGCGATCACCACGTTGCCGCGCACCTCGCCCAGCTCACGCCGTACCTTGACGCCCACTACCCGGCCATTTTCGCGCAGCACATCGTCCACCACACAGGAATTCAGCAGGAACGCACCGGAGGCTTCGGCCTGGGCCGCGAACCAGCGGTCGAACTTAGGGCGCAGGACGGAAAAGCCGTTGTAGGGTGGATCGGCATAGCCCGTAGCCGTGGAACGAAAATCCAGCGACACCGCGGTCGTGGCCGACATAAGGGCAATATCGCGGCGGCAGATGTAACGCTCGACCGGTGCCTGTTCCCACCAATTGGGAATCAGCTCATGAAGGATCCTGCTGCCGTAGAAGACGCCACCGGAAACATTTTTGGCTCCCGGATACTCGCCGCGCTCGAGAAGCAGCACCTTCAGGCCCGCGCGCGCCGTGATCAGGGCGGCGGCGTTACCGGCGGGCCCCGCACCGATAACGATCACGTCGAAATGTTCAGTGTCTTGGGTGGCGTTGCTCGTCATCATTGCTTTTGGTATCTCTCAGGCTTGGTTTGCCTTTTCCGTGGTGGAGTCCGGGCCCTTCCTTAACCGGATGCCTGGATCGCGGTCCGTACAGACACGTGTCAAAGACCTCGTGGAATCCGGTGGACAGCGAGTCGCATCAATGGAGATTGCTCCGCGCATCACTGGCCGGCCGACTGCTTCGGTTGCGCAGGCACAGCCTCGACGCCCACCAGCGTCTCCAGTTTACTGATCAAGATTGGCAGGATCTCG
The nucleotide sequence above comes from Gammaproteobacteria bacterium. Encoded proteins:
- a CDS encoding creatininase family protein; this encodes MTGRLAEMTWPEVAQALAGGVTTVILPLGATEQHGPHLPLATDTVRAAALAEALAEQLTQTLVAPVLPIGCSDEHSGFPGLLSLEGGTLARVIVDCARRMAAWGLQRLILLSAHGGN
- a CDS encoding 4Fe-4S dicluster domain-containing protein encodes the protein MTTHEEKMRTARFKVDDKPHIVVDAGICKDCAVRACVYVCPANLFVPLDDGGILFNYEQCFECGTCYIACNQEGAIQWSYPTGGFGVTYRES
- a CDS encoding FAD-dependent oxidoreductase; amino-acid sequence: MMTSNATQDTEHFDVIVIGAGPAGNAAALITARAGLKVLLLERGEYPGAKNVSGGVFYGSRILHELIPNWWEQAPVERYICRRDIALMSATTAVSLDFRSTATGYADPPYNGFSVLRPKFDRWFAAQAEASGAFLLNSCVVDDVLRENGRVVGVKVRRELGEVRGNVVIACDGSNSFMAKKAGLQREFDGHEIALGVKEVLGLDEHLIRERFQLSGNEGMAFEYLGAITENVHGGGFLYTNRDSLSVGVIGQISSLVEHKKRPYELLEQFKAHPAVAPLVRGATLREYSAHTIPEMGWHMRPKLYADGMLVAGDAAAFCFNSGLYLEGMNYAMQSGLAAGETAIEACRQGDFSKGTLSRYEHYLKQRHVSEDFQRFRFAPPFVNGERLQNLYPDFVAHAAENLFRVDGNRKQKILPLAMKSVRRFRIRPHHLLRDFYHAARAYLW